From a region of the Megalops cyprinoides isolate fMegCyp1 chromosome 13, fMegCyp1.pri, whole genome shotgun sequence genome:
- the LOC118788196 gene encoding kelch-like protein 25 isoform X2, with the protein MSVSVHENRKSRTSTDSMNISLFHKPSHPDSVLTHLNTLRKQCMFTDVTLWAGDRSFPCHRAVLAACSRYFEAMFSGGLRESLDSEVNFRDSVHPEVLELLLDFAYSSRLIINEENAESLLEAGDMLQFHDIRDAAAEFLEKNLHASNCLGMMLLSDAHQCKRLYELSWRMCLVHFETVRDTEDFYSLSKEKLLDLILSDELEIEDEQTVFNAVMRWVRYDLDSRRDYLPELLQGIRLALLPSECLLEAVACEELVMSDKRSMQIVEEAMQCKKKILQNDGVVTSPCARPRKSGHTLLILGGQTFMCDKIYQVDHKAKEIIPKSDLPSPRKEFSACAIGCKVYVTGGRGSENGVSKDVWIYDTVHEEWSKGAPMLIARFGHGSAELENCLYVVGGHTAIAGVFPASPSVSLKQVERYDPLVNKWTMVAPLRDGVSNAAVVSAKLKLFVFGGTTIHRDKASKVQCYDPVENRWNIAAECPQPWRYTAAAVLGSQIFIMGGDTEFTAASAYRFDCETNLWTRVGDMTSKRMSCHAVASGNKLYVVGGYFGTQRCKTLDCYDPTSDSWNSITTVPYSLIPTAFVSTWKHLPA; encoded by the coding sequence ATGTCGGTCAGCGTCCACGAGAACCGGAAGTCCCGCACCAGCACGGACTCCATGAACATCTCCCTCTTCCACAAGCCGTCGCACCCGGACAGCGTGCTCACCCACCTCAACACCTTGCGCAAGCAGTGCATGTTCACGGACGTGACGCTGTGGGCGGGCGACCGCTCCTTCCCCTGCCACCGCGCTGTGCTTGCCGCCTGTAGCCGCTACTTCGAGGCCATGTTCAGCGGCGGCCTGCGGGAGAGCCTGGACAGCGAGGTCAACTTCCGCGACAGTGTCCACCCTgaggtgctggagctgctgctggacttTGCCTACTCCTCCCGCCTCATCATCAATGAGGAGAACGCCGAGTCGCTGCTGGAGGCCGGCGACATGCTGCAGTTCCACGACATCCGCGACGCGGCTGCCGAGTTCCTGGAAAAGAACCTGCACGCCTCCAACTGCCTGGGCATGATGCTGCTGTCAGACGCGCACCAGTGCAAGCGGCTCTACGAGCTGTCCTGGAGGATGTGCCTGGTGCACTTTGAGACCGTGAGGGACACCGAGGACTTCTACAGCCTCTCCAAGGAGAAGCTCCTGGACCTCATCCTCAGCGACGAGCTGGAGATCGAGGACGAGCAGACAGTGTTCAACGCTGTCATGCGCTGGGTGAGGTACGACCTGGACAGCCGCAGGGACTACCTCCCGGAGCTGCTCCAGGGCATCCGCCTGGCCCTGCTGCCCTCCGAGTGCCTCCTGGAGGCCGTGGCCTGCGAGGAGCTGGTGATGTCGGACAAGCGCAGCATGCAGATCGTGGAGGAGGCCATGCAGTGCAAGAAGAAGATCCTGCAGAACGACGGGGTCGTCACCAGCCCCTGTGCCCGTCCCCGCAAGTCTGGCCACACGCTGCTTATCCTCGGGGGCCAGACCTTCATGTGCGACAAAATCTACCAGGTGGACCATAAAGCCAAGGAGATCATCCCAAAGTCGGACCTGCCCAGCCCCAGGAAGGAGTTCAGTGCCTGCGCCATAGGGTGCAAAGTATATGtgactggggggagggggtcggAGAATGGGGTCTCAAAGGACGTTTGGATATACGACACGGTCCACGAAGAGTGGTCCAAGGGAGCGCCCATGTTGATCGCGCGTTTCGGCCACGGTTCAGCAGAGCTGGAGAACTGCCTCTATGTGGTTGGTGGCCACACGGCTATAGCGGGAgttttcccagcatccccttcAGTGTCCCTCAAGCAGGTTGAGCGTTATGACCCCCTTGTCAACAAATGGACCATGGTGGCGCCCCTCAGAGACGGGGTCAGTAATGCGGCGGTGGTCAGTGCTAAGCTAAAACTCTTCGTCTTCGGTGGCACCACCATCCACAGGGACAAGGCCTCCAAGGTGCAGTGCTACGACCCTGTGGAGAACCGCTGGAACATTGCGGCGGAGTGCCCGCAGCCCTGGCGGTACACGGCGGCTGCCGTGCTGGGCAGCCAGATCTTCATCATGGGCGGCGACACAGAGTTCACGGCCGCCTCCGCCTACCGCTTTGACTGCGAAACCAACCTGTGGACGCGCGTTGGCGACATGACCTCCAAACGTATGAGCTGCCACGCTGTGGCGTCCGGGAACAAACTGTACGTGGTCGGGGGTTACTTTGGAACTCAAAGGTGCAAGACGTTAGATTGTTACGATCCTACCTCTGATAGCTGGAACAGCATAACCACAGTGCCTTACTCCCTCATTCCCACTGCGTTCGTGAGCACCTGGAAACATCTGCCTGCCTAA
- the LOC118788196 gene encoding kelch-like protein 25 isoform X1: protein MQTPPQLLSACACTWVSSFCRLRELGTGESLEDPEMSVSVHENRKSRTSTDSMNISLFHKPSHPDSVLTHLNTLRKQCMFTDVTLWAGDRSFPCHRAVLAACSRYFEAMFSGGLRESLDSEVNFRDSVHPEVLELLLDFAYSSRLIINEENAESLLEAGDMLQFHDIRDAAAEFLEKNLHASNCLGMMLLSDAHQCKRLYELSWRMCLVHFETVRDTEDFYSLSKEKLLDLILSDELEIEDEQTVFNAVMRWVRYDLDSRRDYLPELLQGIRLALLPSECLLEAVACEELVMSDKRSMQIVEEAMQCKKKILQNDGVVTSPCARPRKSGHTLLILGGQTFMCDKIYQVDHKAKEIIPKSDLPSPRKEFSACAIGCKVYVTGGRGSENGVSKDVWIYDTVHEEWSKGAPMLIARFGHGSAELENCLYVVGGHTAIAGVFPASPSVSLKQVERYDPLVNKWTMVAPLRDGVSNAAVVSAKLKLFVFGGTTIHRDKASKVQCYDPVENRWNIAAECPQPWRYTAAAVLGSQIFIMGGDTEFTAASAYRFDCETNLWTRVGDMTSKRMSCHAVASGNKLYVVGGYFGTQRCKTLDCYDPTSDSWNSITTVPYSLIPTAFVSTWKHLPA, encoded by the exons ATGCAGACCCCCCCTCAGCTCCTCAGTGCCTGTGCCTGCACCTGGGTCAGCAGTTTTTGCCGGC TCAGAGAATTAGGCACGGGTGAATCACTGGAGGATCCTGAAATGTCGGTCAGCGTCCACGAGAACCGGAAGTCCCGCACCAGCACGGACTCCATGAACATCTCCCTCTTCCACAAGCCGTCGCACCCGGACAGCGTGCTCACCCACCTCAACACCTTGCGCAAGCAGTGCATGTTCACGGACGTGACGCTGTGGGCGGGCGACCGCTCCTTCCCCTGCCACCGCGCTGTGCTTGCCGCCTGTAGCCGCTACTTCGAGGCCATGTTCAGCGGCGGCCTGCGGGAGAGCCTGGACAGCGAGGTCAACTTCCGCGACAGTGTCCACCCTgaggtgctggagctgctgctggacttTGCCTACTCCTCCCGCCTCATCATCAATGAGGAGAACGCCGAGTCGCTGCTGGAGGCCGGCGACATGCTGCAGTTCCACGACATCCGCGACGCGGCTGCCGAGTTCCTGGAAAAGAACCTGCACGCCTCCAACTGCCTGGGCATGATGCTGCTGTCAGACGCGCACCAGTGCAAGCGGCTCTACGAGCTGTCCTGGAGGATGTGCCTGGTGCACTTTGAGACCGTGAGGGACACCGAGGACTTCTACAGCCTCTCCAAGGAGAAGCTCCTGGACCTCATCCTCAGCGACGAGCTGGAGATCGAGGACGAGCAGACAGTGTTCAACGCTGTCATGCGCTGGGTGAGGTACGACCTGGACAGCCGCAGGGACTACCTCCCGGAGCTGCTCCAGGGCATCCGCCTGGCCCTGCTGCCCTCCGAGTGCCTCCTGGAGGCCGTGGCCTGCGAGGAGCTGGTGATGTCGGACAAGCGCAGCATGCAGATCGTGGAGGAGGCCATGCAGTGCAAGAAGAAGATCCTGCAGAACGACGGGGTCGTCACCAGCCCCTGTGCCCGTCCCCGCAAGTCTGGCCACACGCTGCTTATCCTCGGGGGCCAGACCTTCATGTGCGACAAAATCTACCAGGTGGACCATAAAGCCAAGGAGATCATCCCAAAGTCGGACCTGCCCAGCCCCAGGAAGGAGTTCAGTGCCTGCGCCATAGGGTGCAAAGTATATGtgactggggggagggggtcggAGAATGGGGTCTCAAAGGACGTTTGGATATACGACACGGTCCACGAAGAGTGGTCCAAGGGAGCGCCCATGTTGATCGCGCGTTTCGGCCACGGTTCAGCAGAGCTGGAGAACTGCCTCTATGTGGTTGGTGGCCACACGGCTATAGCGGGAgttttcccagcatccccttcAGTGTCCCTCAAGCAGGTTGAGCGTTATGACCCCCTTGTCAACAAATGGACCATGGTGGCGCCCCTCAGAGACGGGGTCAGTAATGCGGCGGTGGTCAGTGCTAAGCTAAAACTCTTCGTCTTCGGTGGCACCACCATCCACAGGGACAAGGCCTCCAAGGTGCAGTGCTACGACCCTGTGGAGAACCGCTGGAACATTGCGGCGGAGTGCCCGCAGCCCTGGCGGTACACGGCGGCTGCCGTGCTGGGCAGCCAGATCTTCATCATGGGCGGCGACACAGAGTTCACGGCCGCCTCCGCCTACCGCTTTGACTGCGAAACCAACCTGTGGACGCGCGTTGGCGACATGACCTCCAAACGTATGAGCTGCCACGCTGTGGCGTCCGGGAACAAACTGTACGTGGTCGGGGGTTACTTTGGAACTCAAAGGTGCAAGACGTTAGATTGTTACGATCCTACCTCTGATAGCTGGAACAGCATAACCACAGTGCCTTACTCCCTCATTCCCACTGCGTTCGTGAGCACCTGGAAACATCTGCCTGCCTAA